CGTAATTAACAAAACAGAGGTTTCAGGCTTAACGAACTACTTGCAACAAACGATTTAATAATAGTTAACAGAGACTTTATACGTTTAGGAATGTTAGAAGGTATCAGTTCCTGAAAATAAGTCCAAACAGCATAGTTATGGGAATTTAGTAAATGTGATGCCTAATCAAGGCCTTCATCCTGTTTAACTGAAACCTCAAATGGCACTTGGTCTTAAAATAAGATCTTTTCACTGATGGATGGGTGaccttttgttttgtctttcagaTACAATGGTGAAGTGGGAGACATTGTCGTGGGGAGAATCACGGAGGTAAAGTCTGTCAGTGGtctttacaaagcagaagcaAGCTGGTGATCTAATGAATGGGGTAGTTGTTCTGTGTATTTGCTGTGTTTGGCTCTTACGTGACCTCTGGTGTAAACATTTGTCTTGTGACATTTGGTGTTACTGGTCATTTGCAGTGTCAGCTTTGGCCCCTGCAGTATGTGTCTAGGTGTGGGGTTTCTTTGTTTGTAGGTTCAACAGAAGAGGTGGAAGGTGGAGACCAACTCCAGGCTGGATTCAGTCTTGCTTCTCTCGTCCATGAACCTTCCCGGAGGAGAGCTGGTAAGGGTCTCCGGCTGGTACTGTATGGTTTGCTGGCGAGGGCTCTGGGGTCCTTTGCTGTACCGGAGAACTTGCTTTACACTGAACTTTGCCACTTTTACTCCTGTTTGTCTGCTGTGGAGTTTTCTGCCTGGATGTACACGTAGGCTTTTCCCTTGACCCAGGCCTCCCACCTTAGGCAGCAAGTGGAATGTCCGTAGGGAGTGATCCCAAAAGAGTCGAGAGAAGCTCTCAGATGCTTGGTGctaatgattttccttttctggatGTATCAGCTTTGCTCATTGAAGGTGTTCCTTGGAAAGTTGTGTTTAGATTAGCTTTTTGTGAATTGAATGTTACTTGGCTTTTCCAGACAACCACAGTACCTAAGCTGCATCCTTTTGTAAATGCCATGGTTCAGCTTTATCTTGAGTCCAGCACGTATTTACAGAGAGGGTCATTGTGCCTGGCTCTCTGGAGAATGCCAAGATACAGGAGGCATGACTGAGTTCCTGAAAGAGCTTATAGACTAGTGGGGGTGTGAGATAACGGATCCAAATACCCTGCAGTCAGAGAACAAACAAGCATGTGATTGTGCAAAAGGAGTGATTAATTTCACTGAGAGCTGCTTGTAGGAAAGATGGGTGTTGGACTTGATCCTTGAAGAATGGACAGACTTAAAACGATGAGTTCAGGGAATCTGAGATACAGGGAAATGTGTGAGCAAAGATACAGCCAAGCAGAGGTGGTCTGGTTCTGTGGGGCATGGAGGGCTGCCACACAGCTAAGTGCGGGAAGGTGGGCCGGGCTGGATTGGGAGGGTGTTGAATATCAGGTaaggagtttgaattttattcagAGGAAGAAGAAGGGGAGCTGTGGGAAGGTCAATAAGATGGAAAGTAGTGGTTATggctttgttttccttgagtatTACACATTAACTGCTCTAGTGTTTAACAGTGTGGCTGGCTCAGATCTTGGGAGgaagtaaaagagaaagaagagttaGAGATCTTCTTTTAGGATCTGACTTCAGTGACGTGGCCATCTCTGTGTATTTCAGAGGAGAAGATCTGCAGAAGATGAGCTGGCGATGAGAGGTTTCTTGCAGGAAGGGGACCTTATCAGTGTATCCTGCACCTCACATTTAAGCATCTTTGTTCTCTATGGAGCTGAGAAATGGGGCCTAAATTACAGGTCTCATACAGCAGAGACACAAAATCCTGGCAGGGATCTGAGTCCTTGACCAAGTGTCGAGGGCTCTTCTGCAGCCTCTCTCCGTCTCCTTAACCCAGGCTGACCTCCAGCTCTTGTTCAGAGCTGCTGCTGCTCAGTCATGGCTCTGGGACTTGTAACTTATGGTGGCCATGCCACCATAAGCTAACTCAGATTTTCTTAGTGCTGTTAACTTTTACCCCAGGGAGTAGAAATGGTAGTGTTCATGTCAGGATATTCatgacagctgcaggggagagGTCAGGTCACAGCagtgtgggtctgtctgtccatGACTGCAAGTGGGACCACTGGACAGAGAGGAGAGGATGGAGTGGGGAGCCAGGGATGCAGGTGACATGAAAGTGTTTGTTCCTTCATCCCTGCGGCCAGGCTGAGGTCCAGGCAGTGTTCTCTGATGGAGCCGTCTCTCTGCACACGAGGAGTCTCAAGTATGGAAAAGTAAGTTGGGCTCTGGCTGTTCCCATTTGCTGACTGAGATTTCCAGTCCGTTTCCAAATCCCCAGCGCTCTGGGATTCTGACCTAGGGAACTCCAGAAGTTAAGCGTTAACAGGCTGGGGGGCGTTGTAAAGGCCGACAACTCTTACCCTTTTTCTCCTGAGGAGACCGTTCTAACGGAAGAGCCCGTGTGGGCCTGCTGTCCCTGCTGTCTCCCGGGGGCCCGGCAGCTTTGCATTGTATCTGCGCTGGGAGGCGGTCCTCGGAACGGAGGGAGGTCGCGGACTGGTGGAACAGGATGGCCTCGCCCTCAGACAAATGTCCAGTCGATAAAATGGGTATTACTGTTAGGGAAGATGGGCTTGTCACTTGAGCCTCTAAATGAAATTCACTGCTTTTCTATAAGGTGACATTGTTGaggctgtttattttttcaatgacAGCATATCTtccaaaagaaatgataatttatTAGTCTCTCTCGGCTTTATCTGGGtgaactttttcattttctgagtgGGACAGAAACCTCTCTCCTTAATGGAGTGGCTCCAGCCAGCCACGTCCTTGCAGCAGGAGATGGAACAGCTGCGCTGCGCTGACCTTCCCGGGCCGGGGTCCTGTCGCAGACGCTCCCTCAGCGGGATGTGGGCCTTGAGCTGACCTGCCAGGGCCCGGGCAGATTTGCACCCAGCCCTAGGCCAGTCCCCTTGTCCAAGCGCACACGCCTCACGGGCAAGATAGGTGGTTGGGGTCAAGGTGGAACAGGACAGTGCCCCTTGGCCCACAAGGGGCTCGAGCCCACGTCCCCattgactctggcttctcagacAGGCATTGCACCAGCCCTGGGTTAGACTGTGATGATGATTGCAAAGGGAAATAAATGGTAGAGGAGGATTGAAAGGCACCTTCTGTTGGGATATGTAAACGACTTAATGTATCCGGAAGCGTTCTCTGTTACTGTTTTCTACGTATGTGCACGTAGGAGCAGTTATTAACAGGAAGGGCCCTGATTCCAGTGTAACTAGGACACACAGTCTGTAATCCACTTTTCATTCACTTCACTGATGATCCTGCAATGACTTAatttacaatgtatttttttaGCTAGGGCAGGGTGTTTTGGTTCAGGTTCCCCCCTCCCTGGTGAAACGGCAGAAGACTCACTTCCATGACTTGCCATGTGGCGCCTCAGTGATTCTGGGCAACAACGGCTTCATCTGGATCTACCCAACACCTGAGCACAAAGAGGAGGATGCAGGGGGCTTCATCGCAAACCTGGAGGTGAGTAAATGGCATTGGCTGCTGCTGGGACGGAGTGGCACGTGGTCTGTGCTGTGCTTCGGTGGCAGGTGGAGCTCACTGTGCAATTACTGCATTGCTGTAGTTCGAGTTGGTTTGAATTTCCATTGAGGTGTGTTCAAAACAATGTATTGCCGTGTCTTGTTCTGAGGAGGTGAAATCAGCGACTGGTTTGATCTTTGTTGGCAGAGGTGGTAAATGCAGGGTAGCAGCCGAAGAGCCACTGAAGAAGCCATCCTTTTTAATCTCCCTGGGAGTTAGCTTTTTGATTAGTTTGGAGTCCCAGAGTGATACTGtctaagttattttttatttttattttttaattttgttgtggggaggattaggttggtttgtttgcttgatgtaggtactgggaattgaacccaggacctagtgcatgctaggcacacgctctacctctgagctataccctccctgcttttGCCTAAGTTATAAATGATTTCTGTGATTGGCTGTAACTATCAGCTTAATTTGGCCCTGATTATATTTCCCTCCCCTGTCATCCCCTGGTAGCCTGTCTCCCTTGCTGATCGAGAGGTGATCTCCCGGCTTCGGAACTGCATCGTCTCGCTGGTCACTCAGAGGATGCTGCTGTATGACACCAGCATCCTGTACTGCTATGAAGCCTCCCTTCCACATCAGGTACTCCCCCCAGGGCTCCCGTTTTCCTCACTGATCTGTGAGTGGGCCTCACGTGTCCTCTGACCCCGTCTCCTCGGTGATAACAGGCACATCTCCCAGGTACCTTGCCCATGTCCGCTGGTGTGAACTGATCTGGTGGACAGCCTCACCGAGTACCTGATAGAGGTTTCCCCAATGAATCAGTAATACTCTCAATGTCTGACGGCAGTGTAaggatttggggtgggggtggggtgcagcacGGGGCTAGTTTATGACAGCAACCCTCTGAACTTCATCTTGTCCATCCCAGATTTTAGCTGTCTTTCTGGTGAATGCCAGAGTAATATCTTTGGCTGTATTATCAACTATAGCCCAGAGAATCTTGCTGATTTATTAAGCTGGTTGTAGCAGATCATATCTTGTAATTCTTAGCCTCagataaatgaaaggaaaacagaaagttaCATTAACCATGCTTGGCTTCCACATTTGGATTGGCTTGGTGGTCTGCTTATGGTTGAACAAAtaccctttccctttctttttcagaTCAAAGACATCTTAAAGCCAGAAGTAATGGAGGAAATTGTGATGGAAACACGCCAGAGGCTTTTAGAACAGGAGGGATAAGGAGAGGCATTTAAGGGGCAGGACTGTGTGTACCTGACTGAAGCAGTCCTTGAAAGTGAAGGGTCTGACGTGTGGTCTCCATGTGCGGCTCAGTGAGGGCCTGGGAAACTCATCACTTGACCTCCATCAGGCCGCCTCCACCCCGAAGACCTGCTTTCTCCTGTTTTAAGGCAAAGCCTGGGGGAAGGTGAACAGTGCTGCTGGCCCCTTGGGTCGCCCACAGAGTCCCAGTACTAGGGGCAGGCTCAGGCCTTTAAAAGCACGCAGTGTTCCAGCCGAGTGGACTCCTATCCTGCAGTGATACGGAGAATCTTTTGTCTTTTACCCACTATCAATTCACAAGGCACAGTGCCCCATGAAACTGCCCCTGTAAAAAGCATGGCCTCCCTAACCCGCAGATTGCTGTTTTGGCCCCCATTCCCACCTCCCCTACGTCGCAAGCACAGCATTGAAGAGTATGGTTGGTAAAGGTAACCCCAAGTCAAATGGAAGAATAAAGTAACACCAAGCTGCTGTTTGTTGCTTGGAATCTTATTTCCCATTGCACGTTCCTCCCAGTGAGGGATGCGAGTATATCCACGCCAGCCTGCCTCAGTCTGTCCTGCCTTTGAGGAGGATTTGTAAGAAGTTGGAATTATCAATAACGGAATGAAAGACAAGTGTTTTCCTCCTATAACTGAAGCAGTAATGCATGAACTTTTGAATAATTCAAGGTTACAAGGTAAAAACAAGATATGGAAGTTTTCACTGAGAAAGGGCTAGAATTCCTGTGCATTGTTTTCCCGATGACTCTCTAAAAATGGTGTCCTGATTGAGGTTTTgggaagcattttttaaaagtcactgtATGAGGGTGCTATTCGCTgaactattttttttatatttataaatgtggCATTAACCTATTTCTGTTCCTGTGTTCTGTGTAATACTTGGGAGCTGAGtacagctgaaggaaggcttggGAGATAGAAATTCAAATGACAGAAGCCCTAACTACTTGGGTCACTTAGTAAAATTTAAACCTGTGACAGTTTCAGTAGTAACGCTGAGCGCTGCATCTGACAGTTTTGGAATACAGCTCGGgtctttttcattaaattgtAGGTCTTTATAACATTACTCCgacaaattttatcttttttttcttttcctttcccaagtGTATCACCTGTTTTGAAGAGTCTGCAGACAAATGAATACTGTGTAGGCTGTGTTGCAACTTCAGATTTGCTCACTTGTCTTTTCTGAGAACACATTCCAGGTCCTGTTCCCCTGGAGAGAAGGgaatggggaaggaggggagtcTGCATCCCTGGTTTGGGATGGTTTGGGCCAGGGCCGGGTGTGGGTTCGTTGAAAGCGTCTCCTCACTTGGTCTCCCAAGCTGCCAGCCTATGCCATTCGTTTGGTGTATCCTGTATAGTGGTTACCTACTAAATGGAAATACATAAAGGCTTGAAAGCACTTTTTGGTGATTATCCACTTTCTGTGGCCCACTAGAGGGTGCCCTTGTAAAAGTGTAATTCCAGtaggtgcttaaaaaaaaaaggaaataagctgAAATTTTTACACTGGTTCTGAATCCCTGTAGCAACTTGTGGGTTGCTTTGCTTTATAAAAGTGAGGACAAAATTAGACTGAGTTGAATCACTTTTAATAGAACATGAGCTTAAAGAGATTTATTCAAATTTGGCAACACTTATTTACTTCTGACCATCAGGCATTTGCTGGGCTCTGACTCTAGTTTTAAGTCCTCAAGAGTATCATTCTACAGTGTTATACCGTGCATCTCTGGAAAAAATATATTACAGTCTGGGCTTGGGGTTCACCTAAAACTAGAAAATGGTAGAAAGTAAGAAGTGGAGATGAGGGATAAACCTTTAAATCAATGCAGGTGGCCTCTACCCTGACTTTCACAGGAAGCACAGTCTCAGTCTTTGTGGGAAACAAGATCCCATTTGATCCCCATGATAACCTTGTAAAGTTCGATATGACCTCCATTTATAAATGAAAGCCATTCAGAGAATTCAAGTGACTTCATTGGGCTCATTAGCAACTATGAATCAGGAATAGGTTTAAGCTCCAGAGAGGTATCATAAAGCAGCCCTTAAGAGAATGGGTTGGACTGATTGTGAAAGGATAGGGGGTCCAGAAATTTTATTTCCAGCATTGAGACCGATACTTTGGATTTTTACTCATTTTGCTTATTGCCTGTCCTCCCATGTTGGCTCTTGGAGGACAAGGATgagcctcctcccttcctcaATTGTATCCCAGTACCtaggacagtgcttggcacacagggggggtggggtgggggtgtctcAGTAATGCTTGTGAATGAATTATTAGTTCAAGAAGTGTGGGTTAACAAGAGTTCTGATGTGACTACTCAATGTTAAGCTGAACTAGAGAGTGAAGAATGAAGGTGTGTAAGAAATGATTAAAGCATGAACaggaataaaaagcaaaatcttcacAGAGAAGAATTAGGATGGTAGTCAGGATAAGGTAATGGGTGAGTAAAGGGAACGAGGGTATTGAGTGATCTACAGGCTAGGACCATGTTTGTCAGAGTATTTTGTGGTAGGGTGAAGCTAGACCAATTAACATCTGCATATAAATTCCAGCTCTAAATTTGGGCACATATTTTATATGCTTCACATTCAGTACCTCCAAGTGACTATTTTTTCCTTGAAGCCAATAGCTATAAAATCAGTACCATTTCCCAATCCAgtagaaatatttctaaaatacacaaccCAATAACTGAACTACAATACCTATAATGCAACTGTAGTGTCCTCCTAATATCAGTAGCAACTTCTAAAAAATCAGTTGTTTAACAGTTTTTTGACACTGAATTGCGCAATGGAACAGTCAAGGGCTTTGGAGCAAGATCAGTCTGGGCTCAGATAGTGACTTTATCACATAGTAGGCAagtgaccttgagtaagtcatGTCTCAATCGGTTTCCCCATCGGTATATGAGGAATAATACACGCCTTACTGGGTTagagtgaggattaaatgagaatacAATTTATGAAAAGCATAACAGAGCATGGTATATAGACTAGGTGTTGTGATGAGTGGATTTCCCTTAGAAATGGGTATATCCAGGTCCGGTAGGTGCACTGCTCTGGGGAGACACCGAGCGTGAAGAACAGTGGACCACTGTACATTTTAGTTGCATAAGACGGGTCATGGCATGTGTGGATTTGGTGTGTCTGGGTCATTGCCTAGCTCTGTAGGCCTGTCAAACTCAACAATCTGGGCATTATCTCGGCTAACATAGAGGTTTTCAAGTGACTACCTGTACACCTATGAAATTAGATTGTTTAAtctctcttgttttgtttttccagctttatCCAGAGAAAgttgacatacatcactgtatgAGTTTAGGTTTAATCTTGAAGGTTCCTTCTTGCCCAAACATCTATGATTGTGCCTGGCTTAGTCTCGGAAAGGTTCTTAACAaatgctgtttcttttttgagTGAGCCTCCTGATACTTCAAGAAACTTAGCAATATGTCGGATGCTTTCCAGTCGTTTATTTTTCGCTAATTGTAGCCTTTGTGTTTCTTGGAGAAAAGgtggaaattgtgtgtgtgtgtacgtgggGGTGAAGGCAGCAAATACCTCGGTTTCCAGGAGCGAACCAGATTTTCTCTCCTAAAGAGGCTCAAGGAAGCAATCCAACTCCGGTTCTAGGAGAATCCAATCCGCAGTTTTCCCCTTGCTGTGGTTCCTCGCCGGTCTTACTACCGGCTCAGGGGAGACATTGGCCAGTCCTACGCGAGGCCGGCTAGAGTCCACCGGCTCGCAGGAGGGCGGGACCGACGCTCAGGGGCCGGGAGCAGAGGGCACGAAGTCTCTGGTGAGCGCCGACGGGCGCGGGCTCCTCCAGACCACAACTCCCGGCACGCCCCGCGGGCTACGCCGAGAGTGACTGGCTGGGAGCCAGAGCCCTACTGTCCATACGGGCCAATGGAGTGCAGGAGAGAGAGCTGACCCGGATTCTCGGAGACCAATGGAAGTACAGGGGAGGCGGGTGCTTCCTTACCACTCACCTTGCGCTGGGAAAAACCACATTTAACAGATCGTGCGGAGCCGGGCTCTTGCGCGCAGGGAGACTAGATTCAAAGAGCGCCTCGGCGGCCCGGAAAGCGGTGCCAGGAGAGTTCGCGTCCCCGCGAGGCGCGCACCGGACGTCactgggggcggggccaggggcggggcctggcctCGTTGTGGAGAGGCTCGTACTCCATCATGGCGGCCGCGGGGGTCGGTGACCGTCCCTGAGCAGCGCTGGAGTCGGAGCCGGTCCCCGGGTCCTGCGGCTGAGGAGCCCTTCCGTTGTCCACGGCCCCTGCCTTCGGGGGGAGGTCGGGTCCCGCGGCGGAGCTCGGGGGATGTGACTGCCTGACGGCGGCGGCCGTAGCAACGtccggggccgggggagggggtgtCTCGGGCAGAGACCCCCAGGCTCGGGGCAGCTGAGGCGGCCGGGCCTCTTCCCTGCTCCGCCCGTCTCCCGCCTTCGGGGCCGCGAGAGTCCTTCGTCCCTTACAGCCCCCCCCCGGCTCTGGGACCCTGGGGGTGGTCTCTTTCCCCAGACCTGGGACACCCCGTTTCCTGAGGCTTGGAGGAGCGTCGCCCCCGGAGTAAGCCGCCCGTGCCCCATCCCCGGAGCTTCCCTCTTACCCCCAAGTCGCCCCTTTCTCCGACTCCGGGCCCCAAGTTTGGCCTCGGAGCCCCCCAGTCAAATCCCCTCCCTGCTGTCAAGtggcctccccttccccccaggttGCTCCCGTGAGCCTCTAATGCCCTGACTTCTTCCAATGTCACCTACGGCCCCCTTAGTCTCAGCCCAGCCAAAAACTTTAATGCAAAGGAAAAGCCTGGACTGGTTTCACAGGCCCTTTAAAAAGCGGACTTAAAAGTTGCTGGCGATGCATTCTTTCTCGTCAGAGTCGAGGGCAAGCTCTCGCTGAAGTCGGGGTGACCCGTGTCCTTTTCCGGAGAGCAGGGTAGAGAAGCAGGAGCGGCAGCTAGTGCAGCAGGAAATTTGTCGGAAGATGAAGAAGACACCGACATAGGGGGTGGGTGACTTCCACAGGAAAAGTTCTGGAGAAGCATCGAAGGACGATCAGCATTTCCTTGATGTGGGAATCAAGATGACTTTAGCCTTACTGACCCTTTTACAGAATCCCCTGTGAATAGTTCTGTTTAGGTTTTTCTCCTTGAAAGGGAAGAAACTGTTATTCAGCCAGTATAAGACACTTAAAATCAAGAAACGTTTGGGTAGCATTGCAAGTACATTACTTCAAATTGACAAACTGCGAAAATAATCGGAACTCCTGTTTACATATGTCAACTTAAAAACTTCGCTTCCTGTCCTTATGGAAGATGTCGGTTTTTGTGATTGACCTCAATTACTGACTTGTGGAGATGCGGTGAATGTGAAATCCCACATATATACCGTTTTCCTTCTAAGCTCACTGACCATTCTGAAAGATCTTGAACCCTCTTCTGGAAAGGGGTGCCTATCTTACTTTATGGGTCAGCAGCCTGGAAAAGTTCTTGGGGACCAAAGAAGGCCAAGTTTGCCTGCCCTGCACTTTATCAAAGGAGCAGGGAAGAAGGAATCATCGAGGCATGGGGGTCCACACTGCAATGTTTTTGTGGAACATGGTGAGTGCTTTTCAAGCTTTCTGGTCCTGTTTTCAGCTTAGGAATGCTTAAGGAACTTTTGAACCACAGCACTTGGGTTGGTTCCTTCCAGTTCTGCTTAAAACTTCTGTTAAAGTTATCTCTTAGTTTCTGGTGGCACTTTCTTTGTATAAGAAAAAGTTACTTGGTGACAGTGTATGGCTTTATTCAAAAATCTCTTTGAGTTGATTATTTCTTGCCTGATGTGCTTTCTAACTCGCTGTTGACCTTGGACAAGCCATTTCACTCTTCCAGTTTCCTGAGGAGGTTGGACTTAAGTAGTTTCTCAGGATCCATAGTCCATGATTCTGCTCTAAGCTGAGGCATGGGCTCTTCCCCGGAGGTGCATAGATATTTTACTACTTTATCTACAGAGCTTTTATCATATCCTTAAAAGGGTTTGTGCTCCCCAAGAGGTTAAAAACCACAGATCCTCCTCAACACTAATATCCTTGACCTTTCCAATCATAAGTAGAACTTGACTCACTTTGGAGATACATGCAAACAGTCTAGGCGGCAGCAGCGTTCCTTGCGAATTGAGGATGCCCGGCTTCTAGTTATTTCACTTGATGTGAGGAGTAATCCTTTCCCCATGGATGGAggttttcctcctcctctctctctgtttcagaTGACGTTTGGGGCAAGAAAGGTTGTCCAGTAGTTCTGCGTGAAGTTTTAAAGCTAAGGGTTGGCCTAGACTAATGTCTGTGACGGGCCAGCCATGCACCAATTAATTAGGGTCCTAATTGTGCTGTTGCAGCTGGACAGTTTTCAGACTGTGtactttatattaaaatattaattgagccCACCCATCCTGTAAGCAAATGTGAGATGTAGGCAGGTAACATATACTTTGAAATTCAATCACAAACACCCTTAACAATGGGTGACTACTTTAAACCAAGTTCTTTATTCAGTGAACTTGCATTTGACAGTTGAGGTTTGATTTTCTTACAGAACAGTATTCACCTCATCTAAGTAATGTGGGTACTTGGATTTTACTTTACCTTGAAACACTAGTTATATCTTAGCATTGGCTTTAGACAGGCAAATATAGTAAGGTGTTATGGTGCTTCCCAAATTCAGGGTTTGTAAAGTGAATTATTTATGTTGTTAACTAGTGATGCTCATGCAACTTTAGATATTGAAATCTGGTACAGACTTTTTGGAGAGCTTTGGCCAaacttaatcagaatttaaaatgtacatagcAGTGACCCAGTGATTTCACTTCTACGAAATTATTCTGGTATAGAACAATATAGTGCCTTAGATGTCCCTTATACCCCTTTGAGGAGTCCAGAAGTTAAAACTGTTTTCATATTCACACAATACTAAGATGTTATTTGCACTCTTTGCACTAATGGTGCAAAAGTAATGCAGCCTCCTTATCATGAATCAAGGTTGTGGCAACTAACCATAGTAGCCATGTATTCTTCATGCCATGCActcataatacacacacacacacacaaaattttaattttcacttaagAATTTTCCTGATGAAGCagcaaaattattaattttattaacttttaactcttgtatatgtatcttttaaatCTGCTGTGGATGAACTGGAAAGTCCTGCTGTCTGCTGAGGTATAATGGTTTCTAGGACGAGCACTTGGGCAGTCGGAGTTGCAAGCTGAACTGCGGCTTTTTTCAGGAACTACCATTTTAAGTCGAAACTACCActgacaaactatggttattcagactgaaaaaaatatatgaaggaGTCTTTCAAGGAAAACAGCTAATAGTATCTGTTGCCAGTGATAAAATTTTAGCTTTCCAATGAAAATTAGGATTTTGGAAAACTCGTATCTGCTACTATGAAGTAGAAATTGGTGGTAATATTTACAAATGTGCTGTTTTGATGTCTTATAATGGACTGTGTTATTTGGAAGATCTACGTAATTCAGTGAACCAATATTTTCTAAATGATCAACACATGATGTTATAAAATGACACACAGGTAAAAGATCAAATCAACGTATGACATAGACCAATAGATTTCAATGTAACAGAATACAAAAATTCATTGGTATAGTTTTAGATTCTACATCAAaactaacctttaagaaactaccacttaTTGACTTTGGTGTAGCTTCAAAGAAGAATATCTACAATTTTCTAAAAACAGGGAAAATATGTTATTttctagtaaaaataaaaatgtttattttaggtgaataaatgaataatttacatttttcagttTAAATTTATAATATGGTAAATATCGATGAGATAACCAATATAAACAAAAGCACTTTGGGGTcctaaataattttcaaaagtgtAAAGAggtcatgagagaaaaaaaattttagaacagCTGCTGTAAGAAGTCTATCAAGAAGTCGTATCAGAATGTTTATTACTAGCATACTGTAGAAGACCAACACTGAAAGATGTTCATGTAGTGTTAAGTGGGAAAAAGCAGTTTGGAGATCAGTCTGTGTGGTATGGCCCCAttctttataaaacaaaaattaactatGTGTACACGCACAGAAAAGAGTGTGGAAGGATTTAGACTGAAATAGTTGTTATCTCTAGGGAACTGGAATTTAGGCGGAAT
This portion of the Vicugna pacos chromosome 4, VicPac4, whole genome shotgun sequence genome encodes:
- the EXOSC2 gene encoding exosome complex component RRP4 isoform X1, producing the protein MAMEMRLPVPRKPVSESLGRETKKHLVVPGDTITTDTGFMRGHGTYMGEEKLIASVAGPVERVNKLICVKALKTRYNGEVGDIVVGRITEVQQKRWKVETNSRLDSVLLLSSMNLPGGELRRRSAEDELAMRGFLQEGDLISAEVQAVFSDGAVSLHTRSLKYGKLGQGVLVQVPPSLVKRQKTHFHDLPCGASVILGNNGFIWIYPTPEHKEEDAGGFIANLEPVSLADREVISRLRNCIVSLVTQRMLLYDTSILYCYEASLPHQIKDILKPEVMEEIVMETRQRLLEQEG
- the EXOSC2 gene encoding exosome complex component RRP4 isoform X3 translates to MAMEMRLPVPRKPVSESLGRETKKHLVVPGDTITTDTGFMRGHGTYMGEEKLIASVAGPVERVNKLICVKALKTRYNGEVGDIVVGRITEVQQKRWKVETNSRLDSVLLLSSMNLPGGELAEVQAVFSDGAVSLHTRSLKYGKLGQGVLVQVPPSLVKRQKTHFHDLPCGASVILGNNGFIWIYPTPEHKEEDAGGFIANLEPVSLADREVISRLRNCIVSLVTQRMLLYDTSILYCYEASLPHQIKDILKPEVMEEIVMETRQRLLEQEG
- the EXOSC2 gene encoding exosome complex component RRP4 isoform X5; translated protein: MAMEMRLPVPRKPVSESLGRETKKHLVVPGDTITTDTGFMRGHGTYMGEEKLIASVAGPVERVNKLICVKALKTRYNGEVGDIVVGRITEVQQKRWKVETNSRLDSVLLLSSMNLPGGELLGQGVLVQVPPSLVKRQKTHFHDLPCGASVILGNNGFIWIYPTPEHKEEDAGGFIANLEPVSLADREVISRLRNCIVSLVTQRMLLYDTSILYCYEASLPHQIKDILKPEVMEEIVMETRQRLLEQEG
- the EXOSC2 gene encoding exosome complex component RRP4 isoform X2, which codes for MAMEMRLPVPRKPVSESLGRETKKHLVVPGDTITTDTGFMRGHGTYMGEEKLIASVAGPVERVNKLICVKALKTRYNGEVGDIVVGRITEVQQKRWKVETNSRLDSVLLLSSMNLPGGELRRRSAEDELAMRGFLQEGDLISAEVQAVFSDGAVSLHTRSLKYGKVPPSLVKRQKTHFHDLPCGASVILGNNGFIWIYPTPEHKEEDAGGFIANLEPVSLADREVISRLRNCIVSLVTQRMLLYDTSILYCYEASLPHQIKDILKPEVMEEIVMETRQRLLEQEG
- the EXOSC2 gene encoding exosome complex component RRP4 isoform X4: MAMEMRLPVPRKPVSESLGRETKKHLVVPGDTITTDTGFMRGHGTYMGEEKLIASVAGPVERVNKLICVKALKTRYNGEVGDIVVGRITEVQQKRWKVETNSRLDSVLLLSSMNLPGGELAEVQAVFSDGAVSLHTRSLKYGKVPPSLVKRQKTHFHDLPCGASVILGNNGFIWIYPTPEHKEEDAGGFIANLEPVSLADREVISRLRNCIVSLVTQRMLLYDTSILYCYEASLPHQIKDILKPEVMEEIVMETRQRLLEQEG
- the LOC140696182 gene encoding uncharacterized protein encodes the protein MSPTAPLVSAQPKTLMQRKSLDWFHRPFKKRT